GTCTTCGAAGAAAATCTCTATAGTCAACTGTGACTAACTCTCGCAGCttcgaagaaaacaaatttatttttttacaaataattttcaaCTAGTCATCCAAATAGATGAAATAAATTAgttgtataaaataaaattatttcggtaaaacataagataaaatggaaattaaatgtatttatattCATTTGTCTTTCGTAATGTGTACTGTTTCTACGATGAAATTGTTTCCTGAAGAAATTCATGTGTTACTGTATATtatgaattaaaccaaccaccAAACCAGTCCAAGATATGTTTTGAGGCATTACTTTTattcaaagacaaaaagacAGTACAGAGGAACCAAAACATAAGCTATGTTCTGGTTTTGTGAAACAAAGCAGGAggtttgagaagaagaacaacagaaGGGGACGACAATGAAACTAGCACGTAAGAAACATTTTGTCACCTGCAGTATTTTACCATAACAATTTCCTAACCTTGTGAACCAAAGCATCGACGATGTAGAACCAAACTCTGCTCCAAGGAGAATCAAATGAGAGTGATGCGAGTAACCCAAGAAGGATTGTTATGTATGCTGCAACAAAACTCCAGTAGAAAGAAACCATGTCGATCGTGTTTTCAACAGCTTCCACTCCATAATCTGCTTCTTGAAAGGTATTACCAATGCATCTTATGTCGGTTGGTTGCCCACAGAGAAGAGGATTGCCTATGTAGCTTCGCATGTCAAAGCTGTTAAACTGTTTTCCCTGTGGAATGACTCCTGAAAAGTTGTTGTATGAGACATTAAAGACCTCAAGATTGCTCAACTCCGTTAGTTGTGGTGGGATCTGACCTTGTAATCTGTTGAAAGAAAGATCAAGGCTTTCCACATTCTTCAGTCCTGAAAAGCTTTCTGGTATACTCCTGATAAGTTGTTGTGAGATAGATTGAGAGCATGTAGTTTCCGAAGATCTCCAAACTCTATTGGGATCTCACCGCTCAGctcattttttgagagatccaGTCCAAACAATAATTTGAGATTTCCACCCCTGTAGGCATCATATCTGTGTTTTGTTGCAAACTCAATTTTCGTTTGGGTGCTTAACTCATAATCGATAGCAAACCCATCTTGCACGAGCAGAGATTTGAAAAATGTACTGACAGGTGCTCCCAAAGAAAAAACGTAATGATTATAAATAATCGTCTAATGTATCCTCCTCTCCCCAAACCAAGTGATGCATTCCTAAGACATGAAGGTATGGATccatttaatttgttgttaGCAAGATCCAGGAGGTGAATGCTTCTTACGGCACACAACCGGCGAGGAATACTGCCTGTTAAATTATTCcctcggagaagaagaattctgATGTATTGGGTGTTGATGAACTCCGGAATATTCCCAGACAATCTGTTATTTCTCAGATCAAGCACAATGATATTCTTCCCTAGCAGTGTATCTGGAATAACCCCTGATAAATTATTGTCTCGCAGGAGTAACACTTTTAATGCCCCATATCCAGAAATGGCTTGAGGTAAGTCCCCTGATAAACTGTTTGCAGAGAGGGCCAGTAGTTGAAGACTGGACATGTTGAATAACGATATAGGTACTTCACCTTCCAACAAGTTGTTAGAAATCTGTAGCGAATGTAAGTCTTGAAGTTGGTCAAACCAACTTGGAATAACACCTGAGAGATTGTTGTTCGAAATGTCAAGCATAATCAAAGATCTCAAGCTCTGCAAACCTCTTCCAATCTTTCCTGTAAACAGATTGTTATCCATAGACAGCTCTAGTattgaaaaaaagtttgatgctTCTGGAAAAACCTCCTCACTTAGTTTCTTATGTGATAGTTTCAAGACTATCAAGGAATCACAACCCTTCAAAAAACTTCTTGGTAGCTTCCCATGGAAACTGTTGTGAGATATATCCAGAAATTCAATCATTTCCATGTTACCCAGAGAAGATGGTAGATTTCTTTGAAAACCATTAGTCGTTAGATTCATATAATGTAAGCAAGGAAGTATTCACCCAATGTTCTGAGGAAAGAGTTGATCAAATCCATTAACTGAAACATCCAGGTAAAGCAGATTATGATCAGATTGCGGTAGCTGCAAGCTTGTAAAAGAGTTATTCTGTAGAAGCAAAGCCTCGAGTTTTGTATTGTTCTCCAGCAGCCACGATGGAAACTTATTATTGTTAGAGAGATCAACATGACGCAAATCCTTCTGGTATAGGAAAATGAGGAACCTTCACCAAATTGCAAGCTCCTAGTGAAATAACACTCAACTGAAATTTCGGCTTCCAAGAACTTCCCAACTCTACTTGAAGTGAGTtagattttgaagaaaggtTTACCAAAGGAAAGCTTGATAACCCGCCCGCTAGTGCGATCACTCAATGACCTTCCACAGACAGTAATCACTCTTTGTGTCATTAGTCCAACAAAGCGTTCTTTTCATTCTGAATACAGCTTTTGGATCCATGTATCTGTCCCAGCAGTAACATAATCCATATCAAGTATTGGCCCAAAAACACCTTCCCTTCCATAGCAAATATCAATATGAGACAAaaagtgaaacaaaagaaactcaaacGCAATATGTGAATATGAGTTCAAGCAAACATCTCCCCACCTCTATAAGAATTTCAAATTTCCAGCGGAAAACACCAAGTTCTTCAAGAAATATCTGTAAATTTGAAAAGTCATATCTTTAGCGTCTAACTAACTCACTTAGAGTAGTATGGTAAGACTCGTTGGGCATACAAGTCAAAGTCTCTCTAGAAAATGAGTGGTTTAGCATATGATATTTCGCTTGTCAGTAGCCAAGTAAATTAACGAATGAGATTATTGCAACACAGGCCCAagaattaaatttttgaattgattttttaaaacaactaCTCACAATCATATATACCACAAAATGATTCAAGTGTTGCTTACACATTCAGTGAATAAAGTTATAAACTTTGAATTCTGTTAAACATGTGAATAACTAAAGCattatatgaacaaaaaaatctaacctttaaagtttaaactctCTGCGGTAACTGTATTGATTATGTGGCATAATATGCCACGTCAGAAACAATGGATGTTACCGCCAACACCAAAAACGCCACCGTTTCCAgcaaacattttatttttgtctccGCCCAAATAAAAACCCTACATCCTCACGAAACGGCGGCTACCACCGTCGCTGTCCATCAATCGGAGTTATAAACAGCAATTGGGTCGACCCAGACCTTAGAAATGAAGCTGGAACAGCGATCAAGACGTACCGGACCTTCGACTGGGAGTCAAAAAGTATATTCCGGCGAGCTCCGGCGAGACGCATAATGAGGTTTCGATGGTGAGgatcaatattaaaaaaagttggTAATGCATCgcttttttttggtggggGAATATAAAAGATGGGAGGATGTTCTTTGCAATTTTAGCATGGAGAGGCGTTGCTTGGTAGTATTACTACTTTTTATTCAGAAATATAAAATGCAACCTTAAAAAGTCTTTgtcaaccaaaaacaaatggaatATTCGGAAAACgtgaattgaagaagaaagatataaTATTCGCCCAAGAGCGGTAAGCCAAGAAACAGGTCAATGGAGTAAGagtgatatatcatatatgtatatcattAGAAACACTTTATTATAAATGGACAAGAACTGATAGAGTGGGATAAGAGACAAATAAGGAGAATCAAACAAGCAATCCGATCGATCTACCAGATCGCCATGATTCTTACAAGTAAGTAAAGCTTCTCAATTtcaaccttttctttttgttcttgttttctgggttttgtatGCATGAAATCTTTCTGTGCTTCTGATTGCTTTCTATTGCATTagcttgtgtttttttggtgaaatttgTCTAATTTCACCTTTCTTCGTAAAACTGaatagtaaattaaaaaaaagaagcgaAT
This sequence is a window from Arabidopsis thaliana chromosome 1 sequence. Protein-coding genes within it:
- the RLP16 gene encoding receptor like protein 16, with amino-acid sequence MNLTTNGFQRNLPSSLGNMEMIEFLDISHNSFHGKLPRSFLKGCDSLIVLKLSHKKLSEEVFPEASNFFSILELSMDNNLFTGKIGRGLQSLRSLIMLDISNNNLSGVIPSWFDQLQDLHSLQISNNLLEGEVPISLFNMSSLQLLALSANSLSGDLPQAISGYGALKVLLLRDNNLSGVIPDTLLGKNIIVLDLRNNRLSGNIPEFINTQYIRILLLRGNNLTGSIPRRLCAVRSIHLLDLANNKLNGSIPSCLRNASLGLGRGGYIRRLFIIITFFLWEHLSVHFSNLCSCKMGLLSIMS